From one Caldisalinibacter kiritimatiensis genomic stretch:
- a CDS encoding regulatory protein RecX, which produces MVIITNIEEQKNNTNRVNIYINNGFFMGTFKEVVYKLGLQEGSIVEEEELREIINEELYISAKAKAYQILSKAMQSENQLRYKLINRGYEEHIVDKVIEKLKEYKMLNDTEMAKYLTKSKKRSKKYGKNRIIYDLKRKKIDKKIINKVIEEEVKEEEEYENAVYLAHKKIKKIKDTDKRKIYQKLSYHLSYKGFSYDVIKKAIKEVIGE; this is translated from the coding sequence GTGGTAATTATAACTAATATAGAAGAACAGAAAAATAATACTAATAGAGTTAACATATATATAAATAATGGGTTCTTTATGGGAACATTTAAGGAAGTTGTTTATAAATTAGGACTGCAAGAAGGTTCAATAGTAGAAGAAGAAGAATTAAGAGAAATAATCAATGAAGAACTATATATAAGTGCCAAAGCAAAAGCGTATCAAATTTTAAGTAAAGCTATGCAGAGTGAAAATCAGTTAAGATATAAGCTTATTAATAGGGGTTATGAAGAACATATAGTTGACAAAGTGATAGAAAAGCTAAAAGAATATAAAATGCTTAATGATACAGAAATGGCTAAATATTTAACTAAGTCTAAAAAAAGGTCAAAAAAATATGGTAAAAACAGGATTATATATGATTTGAAGAGAAAGAAAATAGATAAAAAAATTATAAATAAAGTGATAGAAGAAGAAGTAAAAGAAGAAGAAGAGTATGAAAATGCAGTATATTTAGCACATAAAAAAATAAAAAAAATAAAAGATACAGATAAAAGAAAAATATATCAAAAGTTATCATATCATCTGTCCTATAAAGGATTTAGCTATGATGTTATAAAAAAAGCAATAAAAGAAGTTATTGGGGAGTAA
- a CDS encoding EscU/YscU/HrcU family type III secretion system export apparatus switch protein, with protein MMYPDYSQNNSDITEIVDTDKEEIADKIIELAKKSNIPLQDNTSLISNLIEMDLGENIPPQLYSVIAEILLMLDDIETNL; from the coding sequence ATGATGTATCCAGATTATAGTCAGAATAATAGTGACATTACTGAAATAGTAGATACAGATAAAGAGGAAATAGCAGATAAAATTATTGAACTTGCAAAAAAGAGCAATATACCTCTACAAGATAATACAAGCTTAATTTCTAATCTCATTGAAATGGACTTAGGAGAGAATATTCCTCCACAGCTTTATTCAGTTATCGCTGAAATTTTACTAATGTTAGATGACATAGAGACGAATCTATAA
- a CDS encoding GAF domain-containing protein — protein sequence MSNIDSSITSKLYRYEALLQAIDFFTQRFDLEQLSNFAFEFANEILTLKSSALFISEDDNFVLKNRRNYSIDSYSVENDSKIQLIATLHGTIITTNLQQYFSPEFIRKFRIRLVIPLIIDDKLYGFIVSDGKAIGECDESDYVIAKTLMRLFNNSLENSKIFSELKTKNNELDEKIFNLFAINQSSKMLLSELNLENLYTIATDVFGEITSSKVTSFGIYNDTTNTIQIKGYRNVSTFSKYFTELKFNSNSYTDNKIVLDINEDIEIIKSLFINWEELLNLDAKYIILLVKEKLLGLVTLSEPVTNSTYKQSIFELIETLASFTYIALSNAMLFEEIKQQKKIIEKKFKTLVNLNKLVNNINHCTSIDELFELTLKALNISFGIKKAFIALRDNEKVYKIKDSKGVELRNYQFSINKHWEDTFSGETIYDFTESSCIQYFNEELYKGFGKTNCTVISPIIVENYSLSYESYPLGYLVVLKTKDSLQEEEILLLDTITKNISPVIYQMNIREQIQELYIEDPKKKFLDVLSSKIKERNEYLLDFNLYYKKVNKHPFEEVELHEYKGLEHYIVDNYVFVFTYEDLKNEELMKIPTPNTIDEFLNYQF from the coding sequence ATGTCAAATATTGATAGCTCTATTACTAGCAAATTATATAGATATGAGGCATTATTACAAGCTATTGACTTTTTTACTCAAAGGTTTGATTTAGAGCAACTTAGTAATTTCGCATTTGAATTTGCTAATGAGATATTAACTCTTAAATCTTCTGCTCTTTTTATTTCAGAGGATGATAACTTTGTGCTAAAAAATAGAAGAAATTATAGTATAGATAGTTATAGCGTTGAAAATGACTCAAAAATTCAATTGATAGCTACTTTACATGGAACTATAATTACTACAAACCTACAACAATATTTTAGTCCAGAGTTTATAAGAAAATTCCGAATACGTTTAGTAATACCTTTAATAATTGATGATAAACTCTATGGATTTATTGTCTCAGACGGGAAGGCAATAGGAGAATGTGATGAGTCTGATTATGTAATTGCCAAGACCCTTATGAGACTTTTTAATAACTCTTTAGAAAACAGTAAAATTTTTTCTGAATTAAAAACTAAAAATAATGAACTAGATGAAAAAATATTTAATTTGTTTGCAATAAATCAGAGTTCCAAAATGCTTCTATCAGAATTAAACTTAGAAAACTTATATACTATTGCAACTGATGTATTTGGAGAGATAACAAGTAGCAAAGTAACATCATTTGGGATATATAATGATACAACTAATACAATACAGATTAAGGGATATAGAAATGTTTCAACCTTTTCTAAATATTTTACAGAATTGAAGTTTAACTCAAATAGTTATACAGATAATAAGATAGTTTTAGATATTAATGAAGATATTGAAATAATAAAATCTTTATTTATTAATTGGGAAGAGTTATTAAATTTAGACGCAAAATATATTATTTTACTAGTTAAAGAAAAGTTATTGGGATTAGTTACATTGAGTGAACCGGTTACTAATTCAACCTATAAACAATCAATTTTTGAATTAATTGAGACGTTGGCTTCCTTTACTTATATAGCATTATCAAATGCAATGTTATTTGAAGAAATAAAGCAACAAAAGAAAATTATCGAAAAGAAGTTTAAAACATTAGTTAACTTAAATAAATTAGTTAACAATATTAATCATTGTACTAGTATAGACGAGTTGTTTGAATTGACATTAAAGGCACTTAACATATCATTTGGTATAAAAAAAGCTTTTATAGCATTAAGGGATAATGAGAAAGTATATAAAATTAAAGACAGTAAGGGTGTAGAATTAAGGAACTATCAATTTAGTATAAACAAACATTGGGAAGATACTTTTTCAGGAGAGACTATTTATGATTTTACAGAATCTAGTTGTATACAATATTTTAATGAAGAACTATATAAAGGATTTGGAAAAACAAATTGTACAGTAATATCTCCTATAATAGTAGAAAATTATAGCTTGAGTTACGAAAGCTATCCTTTAGGTTACTTAGTTGTGTTAAAAACGAAAGATAGTCTTCAAGAAGAAGAGATATTATTACTAGATACAATAACTAAGAATATTTCACCGGTTATATATCAGATGAATATCAGAGAACAGATTCAAGAATTATATATTGAGGACCCAAAAAAGAAGTTTTTGGATGTTTTGAGTTCTAAAATAAAGGAAAGAAATGAATATCTTTTAGATTTCAACTTATATTATAAAAAAGTTAATAAACATCCATTTGAAGAAGTGGAACTTCATGAATATAAAGGACTAGAGCATTATATAGTTGATAATTACGTGTTTGTATTTACCTACGAAGATTTAAAAAATGAAGAACTTATGAAAATACCAACTCCAAATACAATAGATGAGTTTCTAAATTATCAATTCTAG
- a CDS encoding methyltransferase family protein, with product MGESQKHKKIIVFSSLIFFSLFYWGIKHLQNFLPDLTLWRTVNLYVDIVPYRINIFDIIHYSFGLMFFITAILNLLEIYEQSYSENNNQSNEIPKLMTTGHYGRVRHPMYGTLMLMWLGLFFSLRSLYGASVFMLIVIVQVINGIVEEKTLLARVYGKEYEEYKKRVKTRFLTEIMKLYFSIASIIIVFGIVFMV from the coding sequence ATGGGGGAAAGTCAAAAACATAAAAAAATAATCGTGTTTAGTAGTTTAATATTTTTTTCATTATTTTATTGGGGAATTAAACATCTACAAAACTTTTTACCTGATTTAACTTTATGGAGAACTGTTAATCTCTATGTAGATATAGTTCCATATCGAATTAATATATTTGATATAATTCACTATTCATTTGGATTGATGTTTTTTATAACAGCTATATTAAATCTTTTAGAAATATATGAACAATCATATTCAGAAAATAATAATCAATCTAATGAAATACCTAAGTTAATGACAACAGGACATTATGGTAGAGTAAGACATCCAATGTATGGAACTCTTATGTTAATGTGGTTAGGTTTATTTTTTTCATTAAGGTCATTATATGGTGCCAGTGTATTTATGCTAATTGTAATAGTACAAGTCATAAATGGAATAGTAGAAGAAAAAACGTTGTTAGCAAGGGTATATGGTAAAGAATATGAAGAGTATAAAAAAAGAGTAAAAACAAGATTCCTTACCGAGATTATGAAATTATATTTTAGTATTGCGAGTATAATAATTGTATTTGGAATAGTATTTATGGTTTAA
- a CDS encoding YaaR family protein, whose product MKINKVQNVNVEKIKGKENIDTDSIMFTELLTKKRDKQTLEKLNKLIEDIRSLGKDLVEKRTVDNLLRYKKMIREFKKEAMEYSLRLEKQGGFRRGGRTKILKIVKKVDEKLIQLTDEVLSKEKKGLNILKLVGEIEGLLIDIYT is encoded by the coding sequence TTGAAGATAAATAAAGTTCAGAATGTAAACGTTGAAAAGATAAAAGGGAAGGAAAATATTGATACTGACAGTATAATGTTTACAGAGCTTCTGACTAAAAAAAGGGATAAGCAAACTTTAGAAAAACTTAATAAATTAATTGAAGATATAAGGAGTTTAGGTAAAGATTTAGTAGAAAAACGTACAGTAGATAACTTATTGAGATATAAAAAGATGATTAGAGAATTTAAAAAGGAAGCTATGGAATATAGTTTAAGACTTGAAAAGCAAGGTGGATTTAGGCGGGGAGGACGCACAAAAATACTCAAGATAGTAAAAAAGGTAGATGAAAAACTAATACAACTTACGGACGAAGTTCTTAGTAAAGAAAAAAAGGGATTAAACATTTTAAAGCTAGTTGGTGAAATAGAAGGATTACTTATAGATATATATACTTAA
- a CDS encoding MFS transporter gives MEAIKSYLNDLKKASKNAKLFMLTNILYGILLGATWTGLGIVIENSFSPAVLGTAFAMHTLGMAVASVPVGTGANKFGYKPVLMAGTIIGSLCLILNGFINNVIILYVLNFIFGLSQGVYEVLPAPCITANTGEKERSSIMSVMYGLYWLAVVIITKTSGNLVEFFQSKYGVSELVAYKYYTFAAAIIGALGIFSILAMDEVKDKNKVNINTKKSSFIEDFKMVANKEVILYLVYMGFIGLGAGLFCPFFANFFKNGLKLDPTTVGNILSVQYFAMVIGMFICPLLVKKLGRVVTLGGASLASVPFMLIIVNSDQFGSAMIPALTIAFFMRSGLMNLAMPVMYSLPLDFVDENQRAPLSGVMALFSSGTRALSSFIAGYIMAIPAFNMGKFLFDGYRIPYYVAAVLYTIATIILIKTYVKKYNKPVSKDYEAQQAA, from the coding sequence ATGGAAGCTATTAAAAGCTATTTAAATGACTTAAAAAAAGCTTCAAAAAACGCTAAGTTATTTATGTTAACTAACATTTTATATGGTATCTTGCTAGGAGCAACTTGGACAGGTCTAGGTATAGTGATTGAAAACTCATTTAGTCCAGCAGTACTAGGTACAGCCTTTGCTATGCATACTTTAGGTATGGCTGTTGCATCAGTTCCTGTAGGTACAGGTGCTAACAAATTTGGTTATAAACCTGTGTTAATGGCTGGTACTATTATTGGTTCATTGTGTCTTATTTTAAATGGATTTATAAATAATGTAATTATTCTTTATGTATTAAACTTTATTTTTGGTTTATCCCAAGGTGTTTACGAAGTGTTACCGGCTCCTTGTATAACTGCAAATACAGGTGAAAAAGAAAGGTCTTCAATAATGTCTGTTATGTACGGACTATATTGGTTAGCAGTTGTTATTATTACTAAGACATCAGGAAATCTAGTAGAATTCTTCCAAAGCAAATATGGAGTTAGTGAATTAGTTGCATACAAATACTATACTTTTGCTGCTGCCATTATAGGAGCATTAGGAATATTCAGTATTTTAGCAATGGATGAAGTTAAAGATAAGAATAAAGTTAATATAAATACTAAAAAATCTTCGTTTATAGAAGATTTCAAAATGGTCGCAAATAAGGAAGTTATTCTTTACTTAGTATACATGGGATTCATAGGACTAGGTGCTGGATTATTCTGTCCATTCTTTGCTAACTTCTTTAAAAATGGATTAAAATTAGATCCTACTACAGTAGGTAACATATTATCTGTTCAATATTTCGCAATGGTTATTGGTATGTTTATTTGTCCCTTACTTGTAAAGAAACTTGGTAGAGTTGTAACTCTAGGTGGTGCATCTTTAGCATCAGTTCCATTTATGTTAATTATAGTAAACTCAGACCAATTTGGTTCTGCTATGATACCAGCTTTAACAATTGCTTTCTTTATGAGATCAGGACTTATGAATCTGGCTATGCCAGTTATGTATAGTTTACCTCTAGATTTCGTAGATGAAAATCAAAGAGCTCCTTTGTCAGGAGTTATGGCACTATTTAGTTCTGGTACTCGTGCATTATCATCTTTCATAGCTGGTTATATCATGGCTATACCTGCTTTTAATATGGGTAAATTCTTATTCGATGGATATAGAATTCCATATTATGTAGCTGCAGTATTATATACAATAGCAACAATCATATTAATCAAAACTTATGTTAAGAAATACAATAAACCAGTTAGCAAAGACTATGAAGCTCAACAAGCTGCTTAA
- a CDS encoding FapA family protein, which translates to MELFRNDYFTLKTLNNKVFIDIIRIGYRMQDFNSILDKHPRISITKFLNLRQALEKGTIEPVEIGVLKPIVEVKISSDNMRATVKLNITKEKFESNKKDIVYKVLTTLKEKGVTQGLKFNVLNNELRPLKEVVVAEGTLPTDGEDAVVKYIDIPEPQPTIREDGTADYYEINLIQQVKKGDWLGEKILLTTGIPGTNVKGEVLPPKKGKDKLLRYDKNSVKCIKQGNKQVLIADKDGVVEFKHGKICVLDHLIIPGDVGYETGNIAFNGYVTVKGIVHDGFSVIAEKDISILGTMGIGAVDKIVSKDGDVYIKGGVSGKNKTLVEAGKNIYVKYANSCTISCKDNVNIGFYAIDSKITAKHIIVNSKKGKIIGGQLSAKAKLVTPTVGNIAEKKTVLNVTGFNREAISKELNEILLEYKELLVQLEKNNRTLSIYENSLLNPDDVKEMDEYKYYLDSNEKLLNKISELEERRKILMEYLKSKGEGEVSILKKAYPKTFIQIKNVQKIIKNITNGTFFIENNTIHFD; encoded by the coding sequence ATGGAATTATTTAGAAATGACTATTTTACTTTAAAAACACTAAACAACAAGGTGTTTATAGATATAATTCGTATAGGATATCGTATGCAAGATTTTAATAGTATTCTAGACAAACACCCTAGAATATCAATAACGAAATTTTTAAACCTAAGACAGGCATTAGAAAAAGGTACTATTGAGCCGGTTGAAATAGGTGTATTGAAACCAATTGTAGAAGTGAAAATATCTTCAGATAATATGAGAGCTACTGTAAAACTAAATATAACAAAAGAAAAGTTTGAAAGTAATAAAAAGGATATAGTTTATAAAGTATTAACAACATTAAAAGAAAAAGGGGTAACTCAAGGACTAAAATTTAACGTTTTAAACAATGAATTAAGGCCATTAAAGGAAGTAGTTGTTGCTGAAGGTACACTTCCGACAGATGGAGAAGATGCAGTTGTAAAATATATAGATATACCAGAGCCTCAACCAACTATAAGAGAAGATGGAACAGCTGATTATTATGAAATTAATTTAATACAACAGGTTAAAAAAGGAGATTGGCTAGGTGAGAAAATTTTACTGACAACAGGAATTCCAGGAACTAATGTCAAAGGAGAAGTTTTGCCACCTAAAAAAGGCAAGGACAAGCTACTGAGATATGATAAGAATTCTGTAAAGTGTATAAAGCAAGGAAATAAGCAAGTTTTAATAGCGGATAAAGATGGGGTAGTGGAGTTTAAACATGGGAAAATTTGCGTCCTAGACCATCTTATAATTCCTGGTGACGTAGGATATGAGACAGGTAATATAGCATTTAACGGATATGTAACTGTTAAGGGTATAGTGCATGATGGCTTTAGTGTAATTGCTGAAAAAGATATATCTATCCTTGGTACAATGGGCATTGGAGCAGTAGATAAAATAGTATCTAAAGATGGAGATGTTTATATAAAGGGAGGGGTTTCGGGTAAAAATAAGACATTAGTTGAAGCAGGAAAAAATATTTATGTAAAATATGCTAATAGTTGTACTATATCTTGCAAAGATAATGTGAATATAGGCTTTTATGCAATTGATAGTAAAATTACAGCTAAACATATAATTGTTAATTCTAAAAAAGGAAAAATTATTGGTGGACAACTTAGTGCTAAGGCTAAGTTAGTTACTCCAACTGTAGGTAATATAGCAGAGAAAAAAACGGTATTGAATGTAACTGGCTTTAATCGAGAAGCAATAAGCAAAGAATTGAATGAAATTTTATTAGAGTATAAAGAGCTACTAGTACAACTGGAAAAGAATAATCGTACGTTATCTATATATGAAAATTCATTATTAAATCCAGATGATGTGAAAGAAATGGATGAATATAAATACTATCTAGATTCTAATGAAAAATTACTGAATAAGATATCGGAACTCGAAGAAAGAAGAAAAATATTGATGGAATATTTGAAGTCAAAAGGAGAAGGAGAAGTATCAATTTTAAAGAAAGCTTATCCAAAGACTTTTATTCAAATAAAAAATGTTCAAAAGATAATTAAGAATATAACTAATGGAACGTTCTTTATTGAAAATAATACGATACATTTTGATTAA